DNA from Halomonas sp. GFAJ-1:
CTTAACGCGGCGGCTACCGGTTCGGCTGTAGGGCTTACCGCTCGATATAGAAACGCTGGATAAAGTTGACCGATTCAGGCGATTCATTACGGTCGTAGCGCACGTCGAGTTCAAAACGCATGGCCTCGTCATGACGCATGGTGAACGGGGCTAAGTGATAGGTCGCATCCCCGTCGTGCACGGTGCGAAAGCTCAGCGGCTCTTGGGTGCCGGTAAGGCCGCTGACATAACCCTGTATGCCCGCACTCACTGGGCGAGTGCTGCCGTCGTCCCTACGCTCACGTACGCTTACATTAACCAGGCCGCGGTTAGCGCTGCGCTGGATGTTGTGTGCCTGAGCAACGTCCGGTGTCAGGAAGCTAGTGCTTACAGCGCTGTAGTGGATCTCGTAGTCACCTACCTGAACGAACTGCTCAGCGCTGGCGCTGGTAGTGACCATTAGTGTTGCAGCTAAGCTGACGCTGAGTAGTAGGCTGCGCAACATGGCAAGCTCCTCCTGCTATTTTATCTAAGCCGCGCTTAGCGGCGACGTACTCTGAAAATCGCGATTTCACCGAATAAGTTAGGCCACCATTTGGATGTCCAGTGGCCTCGATGGTCGCCAACGCCCACCGCACGGTCAACAATCACTAGCCCTTTTTCCCGGCACAGGTGTTCAAAGTCGTTGAAGGTTGATAAGTGGATGTTAGGGGTGTCGTACCAGGCGTGAGGCAGTGACTTGGAAACCGGCATGTAGCCGCGCAAGCCAAGATGAACGCGGTGACGCCAGTAAGCAAAATTAGGAAACGTAATAATGCCCTCTTCTGCTACCCGTAGCATTTCATCAAGCATTTTATCGGGGCGCCGAAGTGCCTGCAGCGCTTGAGTCATGATGACTTGATCATAGCTGTTATCGCAAAAGCTACCCAGGCCATCATCCAGGTTATGCTCAATCACGTTAACGCCACGGGCAACGCACTGAGTGATGCCTGCTGGGTCGATTTCCAGCCCGTAACCAGTGACGTTTTTTTCCTGCGCCAAACTCTCCAGGAGCTGCCCATCGCCACAGGCTAAGTCTAATACGTGAGCCCCCTGGGGAACCCAGTCGTAAATCAGT
Protein-coding regions in this window:
- a CDS encoding methionine biosynthesis protein MetW; the protein is MRADLELIYDWVPQGAHVLDLACGDGQLLESLAQEKNVTGYGLEIDPAGITQCVARGVNVIEHNLDDGLGSFCDNSYDQVIMTQALQALRRPDKMLDEMLRVAEEGIITFPNFAYWRHRVHLGLRGYMPVSKSLPHAWYDTPNIHLSTFNDFEHLCREKGLVIVDRAVGVGDHRGHWTSKWWPNLFGEIAIFRVRRR